In one Nicotiana tomentosiformis chromosome 6, ASM39032v3, whole genome shotgun sequence genomic region, the following are encoded:
- the LOC138893486 gene encoding uncharacterized protein, translating to MDINESFGEKLMVWEKNAEGVDVPKTRANCNAEDLKKWENNAKAKKWLVCGLGPNEYNKIQGCSTAKKIWDTLQVAHEGTTQVKRPRGTLLYSQYENFVMKDGETILEMYTRFTTVTNELKYLGRIIPEEERVEKILTRVLPITWESKITTIQESKNIATLPLDELIGNLTVYELRRQTMKMDVPKKERSLALRITEGSDLEDNEMTMITKDFKKYLRRIKGSSRSRSYINAKAPEKQTNDGCYKYGNMDHHIKNYPLWEIEWKKERVERKNRKKE from the coding sequence aaaaatgctgaaggagtagatgtgccaaaAACAAGAGCGAATTGCAATGCTGAGGACTTGAAGAAGTGGGAGAataatgctaaagccaagaaatggcttgtttgtgggcTTGGTCCAAATGAGTACAACAAAATTCAAGGTTGTTCCACTGCTAAAAAAATTTGGGACACActgcaagtggcccatgaaggaacgACTCAGGTAAAGAGACCCAGAGGAACTCTACTGTATTCTCAGTATGAGAACTTCGTTATGAAGGATGGGGAAACCATTCTggagatgtacacaaggttcactacagtgacaaatgaactaaaataTCTTGGAAGGATTATCCCTGAAGAAGAGAGGGTTGAGAAGATACTTACTAGAGTCTTGCCAATCACTTGGGAAAGCAAGATCACTACCATCCAGgagtcaaagaatattgccactctcccactagaTGAATTGATTGGGAATCTCACTGtctatgaacttaggagacaaaccatgaaaatggatgtacctaaAAAGGAAAGGagcttggcactcagaatcactgaaggttctgatctggaAGATAATGAAATGACTATGATCACcaaagacttcaagaagtacctgaggagaataaagggttcttcaagaagtagAAGTTACATCAACGCAAAAGCTCCTGAGAAACAAACTAATGATGGCTGCTACAAGTATGGAAATATGGATCACCATATCAAAAACTATCCTttgtgggaaattgaatggaagaaggaaagagttgAACGAAAGAACAGGAAGAAGGAATAG